From Streptomyces yatensis, one genomic window encodes:
- a CDS encoding right-handed parallel beta-helix repeat-containing protein, whose product MAQGSVVQVTHSGTSRWRRRTGEYASLTAALEAAGDGDVLSISPGTYRENLVVGRAVTLRGPEGSARGSVRIAPVDGVALTIRASAVVQDLHVEGQDSAAPALLIEDATPEVSDVRVATRSAVGIEVRGGARPTVRRCTVDNPAGVGLSVLDGAGGVFEECEVVAAGQSGVAVRGGARPRLDRCRVHHASGAGFSLTGEGSSLEAVGCEVYEIRGAGVQVSGRATGHLTDCRVHRTTSDGVNLDTDAVLTLADCEIHDIPENAIDLRSRSVLTLTRSTVRRFGRNGLSVWDPGTRVDANQCELHESTGDYPAVWVSDGATAVLDSCRVREVPDALFVLDRGSRVDVVDSDLSQVRSTAVSVSDGAIVQLDDCRIREAATGAWFRDHGSGGTLANCTIDGASTGVIVTKGADPTVERTTVSGPTEAGFYVSAEGRGTFTGCRVTGSGGYGFHIIDGCRTTLTRCRTERCARGGYEFSEAGPLVEDCTSDESATTALGSPTAPGGLPLTAPAVETAASTGGLLGGVPSQRSVQTSAPAVEPPVSVRPSSAVLGELDTLVGLESVKREVRALTDMIEVGRRRQEAGLKAASVRRHLVFTGSPGTGKTTVARLYGEILASLGVLERGHLVEVSRVDLVGEHIGSTAIRTQEAFDRARGGVLFIDEAYALSPEDSGRDFGREAIDTLVKLMEDHREAVVVIVAGYTAEMERFLSVNPGVASRFSRTITFGDYAPEELLRIVEQQAEEHEYRIGEGAAEALLKYFTALPKGPAFGNGRTARQTFEAMVERHAGRVAQLSDPTTDDLTLLYPEDLPELI is encoded by the coding sequence ATGGCACAGGGCTCGGTCGTCCAGGTGACGCACAGCGGAACGTCGCGGTGGCGGCGCCGCACCGGAGAGTACGCCTCCCTCACGGCGGCCCTGGAGGCCGCCGGGGACGGTGATGTGCTCTCCATCTCGCCCGGCACCTACCGCGAGAATCTGGTGGTGGGCCGGGCCGTCACACTGCGCGGTCCCGAGGGCTCGGCCCGCGGTTCGGTGCGCATCGCGCCGGTCGACGGAGTCGCCCTGACGATTCGTGCCTCCGCCGTGGTCCAGGATCTGCATGTCGAGGGCCAGGACTCGGCCGCCCCCGCGCTGCTGATCGAGGACGCCACCCCGGAGGTGTCGGACGTACGGGTCGCCACGCGCTCGGCGGTCGGCATCGAGGTGCGCGGCGGCGCCCGTCCCACCGTGCGGCGCTGCACCGTGGACAACCCCGCGGGCGTCGGGCTCAGCGTGCTGGACGGCGCGGGCGGGGTGTTCGAGGAGTGCGAGGTGGTGGCCGCCGGGCAGTCCGGGGTGGCGGTGCGCGGCGGCGCCCGTCCGCGCCTGGACCGCTGCCGGGTCCACCACGCGTCCGGGGCGGGCTTCTCGCTGACCGGCGAGGGCTCCTCGCTGGAGGCCGTCGGCTGCGAGGTGTACGAGATCCGGGGCGCCGGGGTGCAGGTCTCCGGGCGCGCGACCGGGCACCTCACCGACTGCCGGGTGCACCGTACGACGTCCGACGGGGTCAATCTGGACACGGACGCGGTGCTCACCCTCGCCGACTGCGAGATCCATGACATCCCGGAGAACGCCATCGACCTGAGGTCGCGTTCGGTGCTGACGCTGACCCGCTCCACGGTGCGCCGGTTCGGGCGCAACGGCCTGTCGGTGTGGGACCCGGGCACCCGGGTGGACGCCAACCAGTGCGAGCTGCACGAGAGCACCGGCGACTATCCGGCGGTGTGGGTGAGCGACGGGGCGACCGCCGTGCTCGACTCGTGCCGGGTGCGCGAGGTGCCGGACGCGCTGTTCGTGCTGGACCGCGGGTCGCGGGTCGATGTGGTCGACAGCGATCTGTCCCAGGTGCGCTCCACCGCGGTCTCGGTCAGCGACGGGGCCATCGTCCAGCTGGACGACTGCCGCATCCGGGAGGCGGCCACCGGGGCGTGGTTCCGCGACCACGGCAGCGGCGGCACGCTCGCCAACTGCACCATAGACGGGGCCTCCACCGGAGTGATCGTCACCAAGGGCGCCGATCCGACGGTCGAGCGCACCACGGTCTCCGGGCCGACGGAGGCCGGGTTCTATGTGTCCGCCGAGGGCCGCGGCACCTTCACCGGCTGCCGGGTGACCGGCAGCGGGGGCTACGGCTTCCACATCATCGACGGCTGCCGCACCACCTTGACCCGGTGCCGCACCGAGCGGTGTGCGCGCGGCGGGTACGAGTTCTCCGAGGCGGGGCCGCTCGTCGAGGACTGCACCAGCGACGAGAGCGCCACCACGGCGCTGGGCTCCCCGACCGCGCCCGGCGGGCTCCCGCTCACCGCGCCCGCCGTGGAGACCGCCGCCTCGACGGGCGGGCTGCTGGGCGGCGTCCCGTCACAGCGGTCCGTCCAGACCTCCGCGCCCGCCGTCGAGCCCCCGGTCTCCGTCCGCCCCTCCTCGGCGGTGCTGGGCGAACTCGACACACTGGTCGGGCTGGAGAGCGTCAAGCGCGAGGTGCGCGCCCTCACCGACATGATCGAGGTGGGCCGGCGGCGCCAGGAGGCCGGGCTCAAGGCCGCCTCCGTCCGCCGCCATCTGGTCTTCACCGGCTCCCCGGGCACCGGAAAGACGACGGTCGCCCGGCTCTACGGGGAGATCCTGGCCTCCCTCGGAGTGCTGGAGCGCGGCCATCTGGTGGAGGTCTCCCGGGTGGACCTGGTGGGTGAGCACATCGGCTCCACGGCCATACGCACCCAGGAGGCGTTCGACCGGGCGCGCGGCGGGGTGCTCTTCATCGACGAGGCGTACGCCCTCTCGCCGGAGGACTCCGGCCGGGACTTCGGCCGGGAGGCGATAGACACCCTGGTCAAGCTGATGGAGGACCACCGGGAAGCGGTCGTGGTCATCGTCGCGGGGTACACCGCCGAGATGGAGCGCTTTCTGTCCGTCAACCCCGGTGTGGCCTCCCGCTTCTCGCGCACCATCACCTTCGGCGACTACGCCCCGGAGGAGCTGCTGCGGATCGTGGAGCAGCAGGCCGAGGAGCATGAGTACCGGATCGGCGAGGGGGCGGCCGAGGCGCTGCTGAAGTACTTCACGGCGCTTCCCAAGGGCCCGGCGTTCGGCAACGGACGCACCGCCCGGCAGACCTTCGAGGCGATGGTGGAGCGGCATGCGGGCCGGGTCGCCCAGCTGAGCGACCCGACCACGGACGACCTCACGCTGCTCTATCCCGAGGATCTGCCGGAGCTCATCTGA
- a CDS encoding Rv1733c family protein: protein MRMIWGLWRWRRNPLRRKTDIVEACAAMIAAALILLVAPAAGWASGSMAHGALVRAAHEQRAERHPLSATVLKVLPHPPIDSDPETASASDAHRRVLARWTGPDGSRHQGTLGAHPGADPGERFRIWTDDHGRPVGRPLDAATATTHAVLAGIGAAGATAVLVDGARRLIVWRLMRRRYTQWDIAWERAGQDWGRADAGS, encoded by the coding sequence ATGCGAATGATCTGGGGGCTGTGGCGCTGGCGGCGTAATCCGCTGCGCCGTAAGACGGACATCGTGGAGGCGTGCGCGGCGATGATCGCCGCGGCGCTCATCCTGCTCGTCGCCCCCGCCGCCGGCTGGGCATCGGGCTCCATGGCACACGGAGCGCTGGTGAGGGCCGCGCACGAACAGCGGGCCGAGCGCCATCCGCTCTCGGCCACCGTGCTGAAGGTGCTGCCGCATCCACCCATCGACTCCGATCCCGAGACCGCTTCCGCGTCAGACGCCCACCGTCGCGTCCTCGCCCGCTGGACGGGACCGGACGGCAGCAGACACCAGGGCACGCTGGGGGCCCACCCCGGTGCCGACCCCGGTGAGCGGTTCCGGATCTGGACCGACGACCACGGCCGCCCGGTGGGCCGCCCGCTGGACGCCGCGACGGCCACCACCCACGCCGTGCTGGCGGGGATCGGCGCGGCCGGTGCGACGGCGGTCCTGGTGGACGGCGCCCGGCGGCTGATCGTATGGCGGCTCATGCGCCGGCGCTACACACAGTGGGACATCGCCTGGGAGCGAGCCGGTCAGGACTGGGGCCGGGCGGACGCCGGCAGCTAG
- a CDS encoding GAF domain-containing sensor histidine kinase, giving the protein MSGSADQGRHPALPQLRLDQLLDELQARLDAARSTQDRMHNLLEAVLSVGRELDLEQVLRRIVESAVVLADAEYGALGVIDRHRLSQFLPVGISEERAHRIGPLPSGHGLLGELIRHPQSLRLTDLSEHPASYGFPEHHPPMRSFLGVPIRVRDEVFGNLYLTEKRGGAQFDADDEAVLTTLSVAAGVAIDNARLYHESRRREQWLEALGVITRTLLAGTAAGEALSLIARLALQVALADSAAILLPATGTDSLVVEVAEGHDAGAIDGLMVPSDGSLAGLAARTGRPAVASDVRVDSRARSWPLPAPESEFGPVVAVPLVAGARASGALRLCRLAGRRPFDDHEVELLSGFAAQAALALELARHRAESEHMALLQDRDRIARDLHDLAIQRLFATGLTLQSAGRLIERPEAAERVGRAVDDLDETIKIIRSTIFALRTVGDDGGEPATLRRRLVKAVRSASDTLGFAPSLLMDGPVDTDVPDTTGDHVLAVLAEALSNTVRHAHAQRVEVRLTVGADITLVVTDNGVGIGGAAPSGGLVNMRSRAELLGGTLDIEAPEAGGTRLVWCVPLNRRRPAGTAKGLAP; this is encoded by the coding sequence GTGTCGGGCAGTGCGGATCAGGGACGCCATCCGGCCCTCCCCCAACTCCGGCTCGACCAGCTCCTCGATGAGCTCCAGGCGCGGCTGGACGCCGCCCGGTCCACCCAGGACCGGATGCACAACCTCCTGGAGGCCGTGCTCAGTGTGGGCCGCGAGCTGGACCTGGAGCAGGTGCTGCGCCGGATCGTGGAGTCCGCGGTGGTGCTGGCCGACGCGGAGTACGGCGCGCTGGGCGTGATCGACCGGCATCGGCTCTCGCAGTTCCTGCCGGTGGGCATATCCGAGGAACGGGCCCATCGCATCGGCCCGTTGCCCAGCGGTCACGGACTGCTCGGCGAGCTGATCCGCCACCCCCAGTCGCTGCGGCTCACCGATCTGTCGGAGCATCCGGCGAGCTACGGCTTCCCCGAGCACCATCCGCCGATGCGCTCGTTCCTGGGGGTGCCCATCCGGGTCCGTGACGAGGTCTTCGGGAATCTCTATCTGACCGAGAAGCGCGGCGGCGCCCAGTTCGACGCCGATGACGAGGCGGTGCTGACCACCCTGTCGGTCGCCGCCGGGGTGGCCATCGACAACGCCCGGCTGTACCACGAGAGCCGGCGCCGCGAGCAGTGGCTGGAGGCGCTCGGCGTCATCACCCGTACGCTGCTGGCGGGCACCGCGGCGGGCGAGGCACTGAGCCTGATCGCCCGGCTCGCCCTGCAGGTGGCCCTCGCCGACTCGGCGGCGATCCTGCTGCCGGCCACGGGCACCGACTCGCTGGTGGTCGAGGTGGCCGAGGGGCATGACGCGGGGGCCATCGACGGGCTCATGGTGCCGTCCGACGGCTCGCTGGCCGGGCTCGCCGCCCGCACCGGACGCCCCGCGGTCGCCTCGGACGTACGGGTGGACTCCCGGGCCCGGTCCTGGCCGCTGCCGGCTCCGGAGAGCGAGTTCGGCCCGGTGGTGGCCGTGCCGCTGGTCGCGGGCGCGCGGGCCTCCGGTGCGCTGCGGCTGTGCCGGCTCGCCGGGCGGCGGCCCTTCGACGACCATGAGGTGGAGCTGCTCTCGGGGTTCGCGGCGCAGGCGGCGCTCGCCCTGGAACTGGCCCGGCACCGCGCCGAGTCCGAGCATATGGCGCTGCTCCAGGACCGCGACCGGATCGCCCGGGACCTCCATGATCTGGCCATTCAGCGGCTCTTCGCGACCGGCCTCACCCTGCAGAGCGCGGGCCGGCTGATCGAACGCCCGGAGGCGGCCGAACGGGTGGGGCGGGCCGTGGACGACCTGGACGAGACCATCAAAATCATCCGTTCCACCATCTTCGCCCTGCGCACGGTCGGGGACGACGGCGGCGAACCCGCCACGCTGCGGCGCCGGCTGGTCAAGGCCGTCCGGTCGGCCTCCGACACCCTGGGCTTCGCACCGTCGCTGCTGATGGACGGCCCGGTGGACACCGATGTGCCGGACACGACCGGCGACCATGTGCTGGCGGTGCTCGCCGAGGCGCTCAGCAACACCGTGCGGCACGCCCATGCCCAGCGGGTGGAGGTGCGGCTGACCGTCGGCGCCGACATCACCTTGGTGGTCACGGACAACGGGGTGGGCATCGGGGGCGCCGCCCCCAGCGGAGGGCTGGTCAACATGCGGTCGAGGGCCGAACTCCTGGGCGGCACACTGGACATCGAGGCGCCCGAGGCGGGCGGCACCCGGCTGGTCTGGTGTGTCCCTCTGAACCGCCGACGGCCCGCCGGAACGGCGAAAGGGCTGGCCCCGTGA
- a CDS encoding universal stress protein, with product MGTVELPVVVGVDGSQAASDALDWAAELAGRRGLPLRVVHASLWERYEGYVAGTAADRPAERLHSEAVLATAAERAGRRVPALKVMTDLAADDAVTALLRAGQSAEALVVGSRGRGEFASLLLGSVGLGIAARAQCPVVVVRGRPENVHGGMNRVVVGIAEHERPSDREPAPPSAAVAFALREARLRGGELEAVHAWRCAGPEDHEARENHGAHEDHRARESERAPQDHRARENHGAREDHARRAAELLDETLGGATAAGLPPVPVAHRPVEGSARKALLDASAHADLLVVGARRRQGHFGMQLGLVNHAVLHHAKCPVAVVPVS from the coding sequence GTGGGCACGGTGGAGCTTCCCGTGGTCGTCGGGGTCGACGGTTCGCAGGCCGCCTCGGACGCCCTGGACTGGGCGGCCGAGCTGGCCGGGCGCCGCGGGCTGCCGCTGCGCGTCGTCCACGCCTCCCTGTGGGAGCGGTACGAGGGCTACGTCGCCGGAACGGCCGCCGACCGCCCCGCCGAGCGGCTCCACAGCGAGGCGGTGCTGGCCACCGCGGCAGAGCGGGCCGGGCGGCGGGTGCCGGCCCTGAAGGTGATGACCGACCTGGCGGCCGACGACGCGGTCACCGCCCTGCTGCGCGCCGGGCAGAGCGCCGAGGCGCTGGTGGTCGGCTCGCGCGGCCGCGGCGAGTTCGCCTCCCTGCTGCTCGGTTCGGTCGGGCTGGGCATCGCGGCCCGCGCCCAGTGCCCGGTGGTCGTGGTGCGCGGCCGCCCGGAGAACGTGCACGGCGGGATGAACCGGGTGGTGGTGGGGATCGCCGAGCACGAGCGCCCGAGCGACCGGGAGCCCGCGCCGCCCTCGGCCGCCGTCGCGTTCGCCCTGCGCGAGGCGCGGCTGCGCGGCGGGGAGCTGGAGGCGGTGCACGCATGGCGCTGCGCGGGCCCCGAGGACCACGAGGCGCGCGAGAACCATGGAGCACACGAGGACCACAGGGCACGAGAGAGCGAGAGGGCGCCTCAGGACCACAGGGCACGTGAGAACCACGGGGCGCGTGAGGACCACGCACGGCGCGCCGCCGAGCTCCTGGACGAGACGCTGGGCGGCGCCACGGCGGCCGGGCTGCCGCCGGTGCCGGTGGCGCACCGCCCGGTCGAGGGCTCGGCCCGCAAGGCGCTGCTGGACGCCTCCGCCCACGCCGATCTGCTGGTGGTGGGGGCCCGGCGGCGCCAGGGGCACTTCGGCATGCAGCTGGGGCTTGTCAACCACGCCGTACTGCATCACGCCAAGTGCCCGGTCGCCGTGGTGCCGGTTTCCTAG
- a CDS encoding ATP-binding protein, with the protein MSLVLVTKREALVLADPRRSADRAGEHLLHRHFTADELPRLRVQIEECAAWAGLSEARRGDFVLAVDEIANNAIEHAGGTGSLLLRRIGDELECRISDSGPGFSEDVIPRILPGLDGATSGRGLWLTQLVTDRLVISAGAVGAVVTLAMRLR; encoded by the coding sequence CGACCCTCGTCGGTCCGCCGATCGAGCCGGAGAACACCTGCTCCACCGCCATTTCACCGCCGACGAGCTGCCCCGGCTGCGGGTGCAGATCGAGGAGTGCGCGGCCTGGGCCGGGCTCAGCGAAGCCCGCCGCGGGGACTTCGTGCTGGCCGTCGACGAGATCGCCAACAACGCCATCGAGCACGCCGGGGGCACCGGCTCGCTGCTGCTGCGGCGGATCGGCGACGAGTTGGAGTGCCGGATCAGCGACTCCGGCCCCGGCTTCTCCGAGGACGTCATCCCCCGGATCCTGCCGGGGCTGGACGGCGCCACCAGCGGCCGCGGACTGTGGCTGACCCAGCTGGTCACCGACCGGCTGGTGATCAGCGCGGGGGCGGTGGGGGCCGTGGTGACGCTGGCCATGCGGCTGCGCTGA